Proteins encoded by one window of Vitis riparia cultivar Riparia Gloire de Montpellier isolate 1030 chromosome 11, EGFV_Vit.rip_1.0, whole genome shotgun sequence:
- the LOC117925503 gene encoding glucan endo-1,3-beta-glucosidase 11-like encodes MEWEMKSWRFFYRFLRVFFIVFAMNGSLTVQAFTGTYGINYGRIADNIPSPDEVVTLLRAAKIKNVRIYDADHSVLEAFSGTGLEIVVGVPNGNLKDMNASEDHALSWVKENVQSFLPGTHIRGIAVGNEVLGGDQELWGVLLGAVKNVHKALEKFHLTDLIQVSTAHSQAVFSNSYPPSSCIFNQNIAQYMKPLLEFFSEIHSPFCLNAYPFLDYMGDPANIDINYALFQSTQGIYDTKAKLHYDNMLDAQIDAAYAALENSGFKKMEVIITETGWASRGDENEAAATSTNARTYNYNLRKRLAKKKGTPLRPKNVVKAYIFAVFNENLKPGPTSERNFGLFKADGSISYDIGFKGLKSSAASSILSLKKNRAQDWSASYSLVFTACAAVLLLFLKL; translated from the exons ATGGAatg GGAAATGAAGTCTTGGCGTTTCTTTTATCGGTTTCTTCGGGTTTTCTTTATAGTCTTCGCCATGAATG GATCCTTGACAGTGCAAGCATTCACTGGAACCTATGGAATAAATTATGGGAGAATTGCAGATAACATCCCTTCACCTGATGAAGTTGTCACACTTCTCAGAGCAGCAAAGATAAAGAATGTTCGAATTTACGATGCTGATCACAGTGTCCTCGAGGCTTTTAGTGGAACTGGCCTTGAAATAGTGGTTGGAGTTCCAAATGGAAACCTGAAAGATATGAATGCTTCTGAGGACCATGCCCTGAGTTGGGTTAAAGAAAATGTACAGTCATTCCTTCCTGGTACACATATTCGGGGAATTGCTGTGGGAAATGAAGTTCTAGGGGGTGATCAAGAACTATGGGGAGTTCTTTTGGGTGCAGTGAAAAATGTTCATAAAGCCCTAGAAAAGTTTCACTTAACTGATCTAATTCAGGTTTCAACTGCACATTCACAGGctgttttttcaaattcatatcCTCCCTCCTCATGTATTTTCAATCAGAATATTGCCCAATACATGAAGCCACTCCTGGAGTTCTTCTCAGAGATTCATTCTCCTTTCTGTTTGAATGCTTACCCCTTTCTTGACTATATGGGAGATCCAGCGAACATTGATATAAATTATGCCCTTTTCCAGTCAACGCAGGGTATTTATGATACAAAGGCTAAACTTCATTATGATAACATGCTTGATGCTCAGATTGATGCTGCCTATGCTGCTTTGGAAAATTCTGGATTTAAAAAGATGGAAGTTATAATTACAGAAACGGGCTGGGCTTCTCGTGGGGATGAAAATGAAGCTGCTGCCACCTCAACAAATGCAAGGACTTACAATTATAACCTGCGTAAAAGACTTGCCAAGAAGAAGGGAACCCCACTCAGGCCAAAAAATGTGGTGAAGGCATATATTTTTGCAGTTTTCAATGAGAATTTGAAGCCTGGTCCAACTTCTGAGAGGAACTTTGGACTGTTTAAAGCTGATGGGAGCATTTCATATGACATTGGGTTTAAAGGACTGAAATCTTCTGCAGCTTCATCTATTTTGTCCTTGAAG AAAAATCGAGCTCAAGATTGGTCTGCTTCTTACTCCTTGGTATTCACAGCCTGTGCTGCAGTGTTgcttctgtttttaaaattgtga